Sequence from the Maribellus comscasis genome:
TAAAATTTCGTCGCTGGTAATGGTTGATATTGACCCAATAATATCACGTTTTTTCTGTGTTCCGTATCCAATTGCAATTACTTCCTCCAATCCAACTACTGATGGCTGCAATTTTACACTAATCGCTGTACGGTTCCCTACTTCCACTTCCGTCGACTCAAACCCGACAAATGAAAAGACCAGGACAGAAGAGGCGTCGTCAACGTTTATATTAAAATTGCCATCTCCGTTGGTTACAGTACCCTTCATTGTACCTTTCAAAAGAACTGTTACCCCAGGCAGCGGTTCTCCTTTTTCATCAACAACATTTCCTTTAATTGCCTTCCCCGACTGTTCTCCCGGGAGAAATACAATTAGGTTATCTTCCAGAATTTTATACGAAACTTCATCGTTTGGAAAAATCTGATGCAAAATCTCTTCGATGTTTCGCTCCTTTGCCCTGAGCGTTACAATTTTTTCGTCATTAAACAATTTATCATCATAAACAAACCGAAAATAGGTTTGATTTTCGATTACATTAAAAGCCTCTGTAATGGTAACATCTTTTAAGTCGAGACTAATTTTTGTGCTTTGTGAATAAACCGATGCACTTGCAGTTAGCACCGAAAACAAAATCAAGATTAAACTTAACCTCATAATCAAAATGGTTTTTTTGAAACAACCGCCAGGCCATGCCCAACGTTCGTTAATACGTTTTTTTTTCATACTTTTAAACTGTTATAATGTTATTAACAAAATTGCCCCTTACGGGCGATTGACCTGCCGGGGAATGTGGCGTTTCCCGGCATTTCATTTAATTTACTTTGATTGCATTTTATTTGGTTTATAGCGAATAGATATTTGATTCAGGCTTATTTCATAGTCGATGGATGAAGTGAGGCTTAAAGCATAAAGAACCTGCTCAATGGTTTCATTTTTAAAATTTGCATTGATCAATACTTCTTTTGCCATTTCATCTTCAATACGAATGTTTACGTTGAAATGTCTTTCAAGACTTAACGCAATATCCTCCAACCGATCTTTTCGAAAAATCAGCTTACCATCTTTCCATGATGAATAATCAGCAGGATTTACTTTTCTCGCGATTAGGTAATTTGACTCCTGGTAGCGCACCTCTTCATCTTTTTCTACCGTTTTTTTATACTCTCTTTTTAAATTTTCCGAAGAAATTTCCCCGGTCCCTTTCACATAAGTAACTTTCTGATTGGGCGAAAGTGTTACAATTTGTCTGTTTTCATTTTTACCGATTTCGTAAATATTTATTTTTCCTTCTTTTAATGTCGTTTCAATTACATCGTCAGTTTCATAAGATTTTACATTGAATTGCGTTCCCAATACACGAATAAAAATATTGGAAGAATAAACATTGAAGTATTTATCTTTACTTTTTGAAACATCAAAAAACGCTTCGCCATTGAGAAAAACATCTCTCGATTCCTTATTGAAATCTTCAGCCAAAGTAAGCTTACTCCCTCCGTTTAACCATACCTTTGTACTATCACTCAAAACAGCAAAAGTGCGGGCACCTTTTGCAGCAGATATCTCACAAACAGGGGATGATATATCGTCAGCACCCAACTGTAACAGATAATTAATAAAAAAGCCGGAGAGAAACGCAAATAAAATTACAGCAGCCCAACGGAGTATTTTAACTCCCAAGAGATGATGGTTTTTACGGGGTGCGGGAGTAGTAATATTTTTTTGCAGGCGAAACCAATTTTCATCTTTATTAAAACCGGGATTTAAAGTACCAGACAAGAGATAATTATCTTTTATCTGCCTGAAAAATTCCTTATTCTCCTGAGTTGCTTCAATAAATGCGAGTAACTGTTTGTTTTCCTCTACCGAAGTATCACCTGCTAAATATCTGGCAATTAATCGTTCTAGCTCATCATTCATATCAAAGTTATGTCTGGTTACATATAAATGACGAAATCTGTTAAAAAAACCATTACACTCAGTATGTTTTTTTGAGACTATTTTTCACAAAAAAACCACACTTCCAACATATAATACTATTTTCCAGGAAACTACAAGAAGAAAAAAATTACGCAAACCACTTTCGCTCTCTTTTCAGAGAAGAGTTTAAAGTATCATGAACAATATTTGCATTTTCGATAACCTGAAAATCAAACATTCCCACACAGGTAAAATCCGCTCCGTTTTCATAAGCAAATCGTATTCCATCCTGCGGTTTTATTGCGCCTGCAGCCAAAACTTTGTAAGCAATCCACGGCACTTCGCAGTTATCAAAAAAAGCCTTTGTTTCATCTGCTGAGACACACCAAAGGTTATCATGAAATTTATCGTGTTGGGTATAATTCTCTTTCTCTTCCACAATTTGTCTTCTGTTTTCAACAGGGTGAGCCGACCAGTAGTTGTCGTGATGGAATGTTTTCATAAAAAAATCAACTTCAATATTCTGTTCCATACAGGTTTGCGGTACTTTGAGATAGTGAGCGGCAACTCCGCCAATCAGCCCGTTTTTACGAATAAATTCTATGGGAAGAACTAAATCTTCCAGGCGGTTTTCGTAAACAATCTGGTCTGCAATATTTCCCATCACAAAAGCACCAACGGCACCATTGTCAATAGCCAATTGTATATTCGACAAATCCTTCCCTTTTGGATAAGTTTGAGCCAGCCACTGAATTTTTCCACCTCGTCTTCGGTACTCTTTTAAAACCCGTATTGTATTTTCATCCGTCCGCATAATTGTTGCATTAATTCCACAAGCTTCATAAATCCAAAGGGTTTCAATAATTTTTTCATCAGTAAAATAGGTTTTGATGAGCGGAGAAACATATACCAGGTCACGCGAATGGGCAAAACCGCTAACCAAATTTCCTCCGGGAATTATCCTGCTCAACTCCAAATGTTTTATTTTTCCCTTTGGAACTTCACCTTTCAACTGCGATAAGTCAATATTCTTTGCAGTAAGCATTGAAGCGCTGGTAACTGCATCAACATTAGCCAAATTTTTTTCTTCAAAACTTAACCAACCTTGTTTCTTCGCCATCCCAAAAAAGGCACCTCCCATAAATGGAACAACTGCCAGATTCTTTATCATCTCGCGACGGGAACTCACAAGTTGTTCAGGAATTTCATGATTCATTTCTTTGGGAAATTTCTGTTCCTTTCTCTTTACCCAAATTATTTCCAGATAATTATCCAAACCATACATCGTATCTTTCCGTAATGTAGCTATCAACAACAGCATAGCTGCTTCAATCAGATTTTTGTTTATTATAAAATAATGCCCGTCAACAACTCCTTTTGAAAAAACAAATGGAGGGCTGGCAACATAATACAGCAGCAACAATAATAATCCGCTAATACTAGCTATTCGCGTAAAAAGCCCAAGAAACAATCCCACTCCAATCAAAATTAATCCCCAGACATTCAAAAAATCGACCACAGCCAAAGCGGATGGATTTCCGATAATTTGATGGAAGATACCTGAAAACAACCATTTCGAATCCATTAAATAGGAAGCTGAAGACCAGCCTGGAGTAGCCAATTTCGAAATCCCTTCGTAAAGAAAATGCCATCCGATTAATATTCGAATTAAACTTATAATTATCTGTATTTGCAAAGGATAAGTTCTCTTTGATTCTTTCATCGGAGTATCTTGTTTAGTTAAATTTGTCTCGAAGTTACATTTTTTGATATAAAAACAATTTTCGAACAGGAACAAAAAAGACACAAAACACAAAATGAAATTCGTAAAATATACCGGCGTTTACCTGTCGAAAAAAAACGGAATTAAAAAAGCTTTTCATAAAATGGCCGAACGAACTCTTTTTTGGAATATTTTTATACTTCTCTTAATAGTTTGTCAAACTTTTGGAAAAAACCGGATCTAATGGATAATTTAGTAATTAAACCACTGACTCACACACCAGTAAAATTGATAAACCAAGTGTTTAATGACGCTTTTTCCGATTACGAAGTTCAAATTGTAATGCCTTTGGAAAGACTTTTGGAAATGATGAAGACGAGGGATCTCAAACCTGAATATTCAATGGGCTGCTTTAAAGGCGACCGTTTAGTCGGATTTATTCTAACCGGATTTCGCGAAATTGATGGTAAAAAATATGCTTACGACGGAGGCACCGGTGTTGTTAAGGACTTCAGACGAAAAGGAATCGGTGAAAAGCTACTGCTGGAACTGATTGAATTTCTGAAGAAAAAACAATTTAGCTATTTTGTTTTGGAAGTATTGGAAAACAACACACCTGCAATAAAACTTTATGCAAAACACGGTTTTGTAAAAACACGCCGACTGGAATGTTTTGAAATTCAAAAAAAGAAATTACCGGAACCGACTTCCGAAGCGTTTACTTTTAATCATGACATTTCTCTTTTGCAACAACTCACAACCCCACACTATTCTTTATTTGAACCAACATGGCAAAACAGTTTTACATCCATTTGGAATGCCAGTGAGAATTACAAATTCTCAGCACTAACAATCGATAACCATGTTCTTGCTTTTGGATTTATTCATAAAACCAAGGGTGATATTCCTCAAATTGGAATCCTTAATAACTGGAAAAACAAGGGATTGGAACAGCCCTTAATTACGAATTTGGCTCAATTTACCTTGAGTGAAAAAATTCTAATGCTGAATGTGGAAGAAAACAACTACCTGACAGAAAAGTTACCGGAAATAAACTTTGAAAATATGATCAACCAATTTGAAATGATTTTTAGATTTTAAGTTGCAGCCCGTTTTACATAACTTCGGAACAACAATCCAATATGATTTAAATCATTCTTTTTTAAACTCATTCTATATTAGCTTATTTTCATTTTAACATATTTAATTATCTATATATTTAACCTCCTTTTTAGAAAAATACTTTAATTAGAATGCAACTTTTACGGAATTTTTTTGTTAAATTTTGTGACGAATCATCAGGGAATTCAATTAAAAAAACTATATAACATATGTTTGATTTAGACCTTATAAAAAGTGTATACTCCGGACTAGCCGGAAAAATCGAAAAAAGTAAAAAAACTTTAAACCGGCCGATGACTTATGCCGAAAAAATCCTTTATGCACATTTATATGAAACACAAGAACTTGACGCCTTTAAAAGAGGAGCAGATTATGTAGATTTTGCCCCCGACAGAGTGGCTATGCAGGATGCTACCGCTCAGATGGCGTTGCTTCAGTTTATGAATTCAGGGAAAAACACTACTGCTGTTCCGTCAACCGTTCATTGCGATCATCTTATTCAGGCGCAGGTAGAAGGAAAAACCGACCTGAATGTAGCCCAAAATGCCAATAAAGAGGTTTTTGATTTTCTGGAATCTGTATCAAACAAATACGGAATTGGTTTTTGGAAACCAGGTGCCGGAATTATTCATCAGGTTGTTTTGGAAAACTACGCTTTCCCGGGCGGAATGATGATTGGAACTGACTCGCACACGCCGAATGCCGGCGGACTTGGAATGGTTGCCATTGGTGTTGGCGGAGCCGACGCAGTTGATGTGATGGCAGGAATGCCCTGGGAATTAAAAATGCCAAAACTAATTGGTGTAAAATTAACCGGGAAACTGAACGGATGGTCAGCACCAAAAGATATTATATTAAAAGTTGCAGGTATTTTAACGGTAAAAGGTGGCACCGGTGCAATTATTGAATATTTTGGCGAAGGTGCCAGATCTTTGTCGGCAACTGGAAAAGGAACCATTTGTAATATGGGTGCTGAAGTTGGTGCTACAACCAGTTTATTTGCTTTCGACGAAAGTATGGCGCGCTATTTGAAAGCTACCGGCAGAGAAGAAGTGGCGGAGCTGGCTAACGATATGAAAGAATATTTGAAAGCAGATCCGGAAGTATATGAAAATCCGGAGGTGTATTACAATGAATTAATCGAAATTAATCTTTCAGAGCTTACTCCTCACGTAAACGGGCCATTTACACCCGACCGTGCAACGCCAATTTCGGAAATGGGAAAAACCGCACGTGAAAGCGGCTGGCCCCTGAATGTTTCGGTTGGTTTAATAGGAAGTTGTACCAATTCATCTTACGAAGATATTTCAAGAGCCGCTTCAATTGCAAAACAGGCGGTTGATAAAGGGTTAAAAGTAAAATCGGAGTTTACAATTACCCCGGGATCGGAACAAGTGCGCTACACTATAGAACGCGACGGTTTTATCAGTACTTTTGAAAATATGGGTGGAAAGGTATTTGCCAATGCATGTGGTCCCTGTATCGGTCAGTGGGCTCGTCCGGGAGCCGACAAGCAGGAGAAAAATACCATCGTTCACTCCTTTAACCGGAATTTTTCAAAACGTGCCGATGGAAATCCAAATACACATGCATTTGTTACATCGCCTGAATTGGTGACTGCTCTTGCCATTGCCGGTACACTGGACTTTAACCCGGTTACCGATTCTCTTATAAATGAAAAGGGAGAACAGGTGAAACTGGATCCGCCTACAGGATTTGAATTGCCTTCCAATGGATTTGCCGTAGAAGATGCGGGTTATCAGGAACCGGCAGAAGACGGCTCAAAAGTAGAAGTGAATGTAGCTCCGGATTCAAACCGTTTGCAATTGCTCTCTCCTTTTAAAGCCTGGGACGGAAAAAATATTGAAGGAGCTAAACTTCTCATAAAAGCACTTGGTAAATGCACAACCGACCATATTTCAATGGCAGGTCCCTGGTTACGGTTCCGAGGACACCTGGATAATATTTCCAACAACATGCTGATTGGAGCTGTAAACGCATTTAACAGCGAAACCAATTCTATAAAAAATCAGCTTACCGGTGAATATGACCAGGTTCCGAAAGTTCAGCGAAAATACAAAGAGAAAGGTACCTCAACCGTTGTAGTTGGCGACCATAATTACGGCGAAGGCTCATCGCGGGAACATGCTGCAATGGAACCACGACACCTGGGAGTTCGTGCAGTAATTGTAAAATCGTTTGCCCGGATTCATGAAACCAACCTCAAAAAACAGGGAATGCTGGCTTTGACATTTGTAAATGAAGAAGATTACGATCTGATTCAGGAAGACGACACCTTCAATTTTACAGATTTGGTGGGCTTTGCACCGGGAAAGAACTTACATATTGAAGTTATTCATTCTGATGGCGCGAAAGATATGATTGAAGTAAGTCATACCTACAATGCACAACAGATTGAGTGGTTCAAAGCGGGGTCAGCACTGAACTTAATTCGAAAACAAAATAATTAAGGAATATTCGCCTAAAATTGAATAAACGGAATAGTGAGGAGTGATAACTACGCGTTTTTCACTCCTAAAAATTATTCAACAAATATAATTCATAAAAAAACGAAAATATGCAGAAAATTAAGGTTCAAAATCCGGTAGTAGAACTGGATGGTGATGAAATGACCCGGGTAATCTGGGATTTTATTAAGCAAAAATTGATTCTTCCTTATCTCGATGTCGATTTAAAATATTACGATCTGGGAATGGAACACCGCGACGCCACAGATGACCAGGTAACTATTGATGCAGCCTTGGCTATAAAAAAATATGGAGTAGGTGTAAAATGTGCAACCATTACTCCCGATGAAGCACGCGTTGAAGAATTTGACCTAAAAAAAATGTGGAAATCGCCCAACGGCACCATTCGTAATATTTTAGGGGGAACTGTTTTTCGTGAACCTATAATGATAAAAAATGTGCCACGTCTTGTTCCGGGATGGAAACAGCCAATTTGTATCGGCCGCCATGCTTTTGGAGACCAGTACAAGGCAACGGATTTTCTGACAAAAGGAAAAGGTAAACTAACCATTACATTTACACCTGAAGACGGGAGTGAGCCGGTTTCACACGAAGTTTTTGATTTCGAGGGCGACGGTTTGGCAATGGCAATGTACAATACGGATGATTCAATTCGCGGGTTCGCACGTTCTTGTATGAACCAGGCCTTAGATAAAAAGTGGCCCCTGTACATGTCGACAAAAAATACCATCCTGAAAGCTTACGACGGAAGATTTAAAGATCTTTTCCAGGAAATTTTTGAGACTGAATTCAAAGAACAGTTTGAAGAGGCCGGTATAACATACGAACATCGGTTAATTGATGATATGGTTGCCGCAGCCCTAAAATGGGAAGGCGGATTTGTTTGGGCCTGTAAGAATTATGATGGCGATGTGCAAAGTGATACCGTTGCGCAAGGTTTTGGTTCACTTGGACTAATGACATCCACCCTGGTAACCCCCGACGGAGAAACAATGGAAGCCGAAGCTGCTCATGGTACCGTTACCCGTCATTACCGTCAGCATCAACAAGGAAAACCAACATCAACCAACCCCATTGCATCGATTTTTGCGTGGACCCGAGGTTTGGCTTTCCGGGGAAAACTGGATG
This genomic interval carries:
- a CDS encoding FecR family protein — encoded protein: MNDELERLIARYLAGDTSVEENKQLLAFIEATQENKEFFRQIKDNYLLSGTLNPGFNKDENWFRLQKNITTPAPRKNHHLLGVKILRWAAVILFAFLSGFFINYLLQLGADDISSPVCEISAAKGARTFAVLSDSTKVWLNGGSKLTLAEDFNKESRDVFLNGEAFFDVSKSKDKYFNVYSSNIFIRVLGTQFNVKSYETDDVIETTLKEGKINIYEIGKNENRQIVTLSPNQKVTYVKGTGEISSENLKREYKKTVEKDEEVRYQESNYLIARKVNPADYSSWKDGKLIFRKDRLEDIALSLERHFNVNIRIEDEMAKEVLINANFKNETIEQVLYALSLTSSIDYEISLNQISIRYKPNKMQSK
- a CDS encoding DoxX family membrane protein, giving the protein MKESKRTYPLQIQIIISLIRILIGWHFLYEGISKLATPGWSSASYLMDSKWLFSGIFHQIIGNPSALAVVDFLNVWGLILIGVGLFLGLFTRIASISGLLLLLLYYVASPPFVFSKGVVDGHYFIINKNLIEAAMLLLIATLRKDTMYGLDNYLEIIWVKRKEQKFPKEMNHEIPEQLVSSRREMIKNLAVVPFMGGAFFGMAKKQGWLSFEEKNLANVDAVTSASMLTAKNIDLSQLKGEVPKGKIKHLELSRIIPGGNLVSGFAHSRDLVYVSPLIKTYFTDEKIIETLWIYEACGINATIMRTDENTIRVLKEYRRRGGKIQWLAQTYPKGKDLSNIQLAIDNGAVGAFVMGNIADQIVYENRLEDLVLPIEFIRKNGLIGGVAAHYLKVPQTCMEQNIEVDFFMKTFHHDNYWSAHPVENRRQIVEEKENYTQHDKFHDNLWCVSADETKAFFDNCEVPWIAYKVLAAGAIKPQDGIRFAYENGADFTCVGMFDFQVIENANIVHDTLNSSLKRERKWFA
- a CDS encoding GNAT family N-acetyltransferase, with product MDNLVIKPLTHTPVKLINQVFNDAFSDYEVQIVMPLERLLEMMKTRDLKPEYSMGCFKGDRLVGFILTGFREIDGKKYAYDGGTGVVKDFRRKGIGEKLLLELIEFLKKKQFSYFVLEVLENNTPAIKLYAKHGFVKTRRLECFEIQKKKLPEPTSEAFTFNHDISLLQQLTTPHYSLFEPTWQNSFTSIWNASENYKFSALTIDNHVLAFGFIHKTKGDIPQIGILNNWKNKGLEQPLITNLAQFTLSEKILMLNVEENNYLTEKLPEINFENMINQFEMIFRF
- a CDS encoding aconitate hydratase, which codes for MFDLDLIKSVYSGLAGKIEKSKKTLNRPMTYAEKILYAHLYETQELDAFKRGADYVDFAPDRVAMQDATAQMALLQFMNSGKNTTAVPSTVHCDHLIQAQVEGKTDLNVAQNANKEVFDFLESVSNKYGIGFWKPGAGIIHQVVLENYAFPGGMMIGTDSHTPNAGGLGMVAIGVGGADAVDVMAGMPWELKMPKLIGVKLTGKLNGWSAPKDIILKVAGILTVKGGTGAIIEYFGEGARSLSATGKGTICNMGAEVGATTSLFAFDESMARYLKATGREEVAELANDMKEYLKADPEVYENPEVYYNELIEINLSELTPHVNGPFTPDRATPISEMGKTARESGWPLNVSVGLIGSCTNSSYEDISRAASIAKQAVDKGLKVKSEFTITPGSEQVRYTIERDGFISTFENMGGKVFANACGPCIGQWARPGADKQEKNTIVHSFNRNFSKRADGNPNTHAFVTSPELVTALAIAGTLDFNPVTDSLINEKGEQVKLDPPTGFELPSNGFAVEDAGYQEPAEDGSKVEVNVAPDSNRLQLLSPFKAWDGKNIEGAKLLIKALGKCTTDHISMAGPWLRFRGHLDNISNNMLIGAVNAFNSETNSIKNQLTGEYDQVPKVQRKYKEKGTSTVVVGDHNYGEGSSREHAAMEPRHLGVRAVIVKSFARIHETNLKKQGMLALTFVNEEDYDLIQEDDTFNFTDLVGFAPGKNLHIEVIHSDGAKDMIEVSHTYNAQQIEWFKAGSALNLIRKQNN
- a CDS encoding NADP-dependent isocitrate dehydrogenase; amino-acid sequence: MQKIKVQNPVVELDGDEMTRVIWDFIKQKLILPYLDVDLKYYDLGMEHRDATDDQVTIDAALAIKKYGVGVKCATITPDEARVEEFDLKKMWKSPNGTIRNILGGTVFREPIMIKNVPRLVPGWKQPICIGRHAFGDQYKATDFLTKGKGKLTITFTPEDGSEPVSHEVFDFEGDGLAMAMYNTDDSIRGFARSCMNQALDKKWPLYMSTKNTILKAYDGRFKDLFQEIFETEFKEQFEEAGITYEHRLIDDMVAAALKWEGGFVWACKNYDGDVQSDTVAQGFGSLGLMTSTLVTPDGETMEAEAAHGTVTRHYRQHQQGKPTSTNPIASIFAWTRGLAFRGKLDDNKELIDFAHALEQVCIETVESGKMTKDLALIIHGKDLKEEHYLTTEEFLSALDENLQIKLNQ